The Burkholderia cepacia genome includes a region encoding these proteins:
- a CDS encoding Abi family protein, with protein sequence MLKQIKINTAGNLARIQALSHARLSNYRSFFGAADDVQALGLYQWNDDLSSVLFRTISLVEVVLRNQFHYAMSTRYGVVGGHGSKDWYEHVALGAHSRSKVTDITHYKRGPQMVPRTPVPSPDDVVSGLTFGFWPHLLDLKNDLHNKVVDWGPILVDVLPGHRQRQATHWAKLKHRDALFARLDLCNELRNRIAHHEPIWKLGPLMSEGRPRRGTPLPVQAPAPSSPADALARLRLLYDRVIELLSWLSPPVANQHTASDMHFRCLSLLQPEALRVYRQAQPPAEVDLATMANLRELRKVLRYAARRKQPMLIKDGGCLIGHLTCSLP encoded by the coding sequence ATGCTCAAACAGATCAAAATCAACACTGCGGGGAATCTGGCACGTATTCAGGCCCTGTCACATGCGCGCCTGAGCAACTACCGTAGCTTCTTTGGTGCTGCAGACGATGTTCAAGCGCTCGGTCTCTACCAGTGGAACGACGACTTGAGCTCGGTGCTATTCCGTACGATCTCCCTGGTCGAGGTTGTGCTGCGCAATCAGTTTCACTACGCCATGAGCACGCGCTATGGCGTTGTAGGCGGTCATGGCTCCAAAGATTGGTATGAACACGTGGCGTTGGGTGCCCATTCTCGATCCAAGGTCACAGACATTACCCACTACAAGCGTGGACCACAAATGGTACCCCGGACGCCTGTCCCGTCACCCGATGACGTTGTGTCTGGCCTGACCTTTGGCTTTTGGCCCCACCTCCTCGATTTGAAGAATGACCTCCACAACAAGGTCGTCGATTGGGGCCCCATTCTCGTCGATGTCTTGCCAGGCCATCGGCAACGCCAAGCCACACACTGGGCAAAGCTAAAACATCGCGACGCCCTGTTTGCCCGGCTTGATCTGTGCAATGAACTGCGCAATCGGATTGCTCATCATGAGCCCATTTGGAAGCTGGGTCCGCTCATGTCCGAAGGCCGCCCGCGCCGCGGTACACCCTTGCCTGTCCAAGCGCCAGCACCGTCAAGTCCCGCCGACGCGTTAGCCCGCTTGCGCTTGCTCTACGATCGCGTCATCGAACTGCTAAGCTGGCTATCACCACCGGTCGCAAACCAGCACACTGCAAGTGACATGCATTTTCGATGTCTAAGCCTGTTGCAACCCGAAGCGCTAAGGGTCTATCGACAAGCCCAGCCACCTGCAGAAGTCGACCTGGCTACAATGGCAAACCTGCGTGAACTGCGGAAGGTCTTGCGCTATGCCGCACGCCGCAAACAACCCATGCTCATCAAGGACGGGGGCTGCCTGATTGGGCACCTAACCTGCTCACTACCCTAA
- a CDS encoding type I restriction endonuclease subunit R, which produces MSDLHQEHHFEAEICQFLAANGWLYAEGDAASYDRTNGLFLLDLLAWIETTQPDTWQRLIKTHGPALNERLAERVRKSLNERGTLDVLRRGVEMLGLKEPLSLVQFKPALAINPVIGQRYAANRLRVVRQVRHSLNHPQDALDLVLFVNGIPVATAELKSDFTQSVQDAVDQYRFDRHPQPKGGQVEPLLSFPSGALVHFAVSQTEVMMTTRLAGPATQFLPFNRGNNGAAGNEPNSHGFATGYLWEEVWARDSWLDILHRYLIGKRDDKKQLKAVIFPRYHQLDATRKVVADVLAQGSGQRYLIQHSAGSGKTNSIAWTAHFLADLHDAEHRKIFDSVLVVSDRTVLDAQLQEAIFDFERTTGVVATITNEHGSKSAQLGQALKDGKKIIVCTIQTFPFALQEVQKLAATEGKRFAVIADEAHSSQTGEAAAKLKQLLSAEEWADLQDGGEVDTEALLAAQMEARTGAKGLTYVAFTATPKQKTLELFGRPGPDGLPQPFHVYSMRQAIEEGFILDVLKNYTTYKLAFRLAHDGQEYDEKQVERSAAMKGIMQWVRLHPYNIVQKVQIVVEHYRENVQQLVDGKAKAMVVVASRKEAVRWQKAIRAYIERRNYPLGVLVAFSGEIDDPESYPAAVTETSKELNPGLKGRDIRDVFDEPEYHLLLVANKFQTGFDQPLLCGMYVDKMLGGIQAVQTLSRLNRAHPGKDTTYILDFVNDAAEVLKAFKTYYETAELDATTDPHHVYDLRAKLDAAGYYDDFEVDRVVNAELNPKGTQAQLQAAIAPVADRLLRRYKAVQQERTTAEAEHDDKAAQAAKGMLDALVLFKNDMGAFVRLYAFLSQIFDYGNTDIEKRFLFYKRLIPLLEFGRERDIVDLSKVTLTHHNVRKIGRQTLNLGHGDAPKLAPMDSVGSGSAQDKQQAYLGEIIEKVNGLFEGELTDDDQLVYVNGVIKGKLLENETLVQQAMSNSKEQFANSPDLKDALLRAIMDAFEAHSAMSTQALGSERVRDGLKDILLGPAQLYEALRARSEQSPPEPQ; this is translated from the coding sequence ATGAGCGACCTGCACCAGGAGCATCACTTCGAAGCCGAGATCTGCCAGTTCCTGGCGGCCAATGGTTGGCTCTATGCCGAAGGCGATGCCGCGAGCTACGACCGCACAAATGGGCTCTTTCTACTCGACCTGCTGGCATGGATTGAGACGACGCAGCCTGATACGTGGCAGCGCCTGATCAAGACTCACGGACCGGCGCTCAACGAGCGGTTAGCGGAACGGGTACGCAAGAGCTTGAACGAGCGTGGCACCTTGGACGTATTGCGTCGCGGCGTGGAGATGTTGGGACTCAAGGAGCCGCTCTCTCTGGTGCAGTTCAAGCCCGCACTGGCGATTAACCCGGTCATCGGGCAGCGCTACGCCGCCAACCGACTGCGCGTGGTGCGCCAGGTGCGGCATTCGCTGAATCACCCGCAGGACGCGTTAGACCTGGTCCTGTTCGTCAACGGTATCCCGGTCGCGACCGCCGAGCTGAAATCGGACTTCACGCAGAGCGTGCAGGACGCTGTTGACCAGTATCGCTTCGACCGCCATCCGCAGCCCAAGGGCGGGCAGGTCGAGCCGCTTCTTAGCTTCCCAAGCGGTGCGCTCGTGCACTTCGCGGTGAGCCAAACTGAGGTCATGATGACTACCCGCCTCGCGGGTCCAGCCACACAGTTTCTGCCGTTTAATCGCGGAAACAACGGTGCGGCGGGCAATGAGCCGAACTCACACGGGTTCGCCACGGGCTATCTTTGGGAAGAGGTATGGGCACGCGATAGCTGGCTCGATATTCTGCACCGCTACTTGATTGGCAAGCGCGACGACAAGAAGCAACTGAAAGCAGTCATCTTTCCGCGCTACCACCAGCTCGACGCGACCCGCAAGGTGGTGGCTGACGTGCTGGCGCAAGGATCTGGTCAGAGATACCTGATTCAACACTCGGCCGGTTCGGGCAAAACTAATTCCATTGCTTGGACCGCACATTTTCTTGCTGACTTGCACGACGCGGAACACCGCAAGATATTCGATAGCGTGCTTGTCGTGTCCGACCGCACGGTGCTCGATGCGCAATTGCAAGAGGCCATCTTCGACTTCGAGCGCACGACCGGCGTTGTGGCCACTATCACTAACGAGCACGGAAGCAAGAGCGCGCAGTTGGGGCAGGCGCTCAAGGATGGCAAAAAAATCATCGTCTGCACTATCCAGACGTTCCCGTTTGCTCTGCAGGAGGTCCAGAAGCTGGCAGCGACTGAGGGCAAGCGCTTTGCCGTTATTGCTGATGAGGCCCACAGTTCCCAGACTGGCGAGGCGGCGGCGAAACTCAAGCAGTTGCTGTCTGCGGAAGAATGGGCTGATCTGCAGGATGGCGGCGAAGTCGACACTGAAGCATTGCTCGCGGCTCAGATGGAGGCGCGCACTGGCGCGAAGGGACTGACCTATGTGGCCTTCACGGCTACGCCCAAGCAGAAGACGTTGGAACTGTTCGGCCGGCCCGGTCCGGACGGACTGCCGCAACCGTTCCACGTGTACTCGATGCGCCAGGCCATCGAGGAAGGCTTCATTCTTGACGTCCTGAAGAACTACACAACCTACAAACTCGCCTTCAGGCTGGCGCATGACGGCCAGGAATACGACGAAAAGCAGGTCGAGCGTAGTGCCGCGATGAAAGGCATCATGCAGTGGGTGCGCTTGCATCCGTACAACATCGTGCAGAAGGTACAAATCGTCGTCGAACATTACCGCGAGAACGTGCAGCAATTGGTCGACGGCAAAGCCAAGGCGATGGTGGTCGTGGCCAGCCGCAAGGAGGCCGTGCGTTGGCAGAAGGCGATTCGCGCCTACATCGAAAGGCGGAACTATCCGTTGGGTGTACTCGTGGCGTTCTCGGGCGAAATCGACGACCCCGAGAGCTACCCTGCAGCGGTAACCGAGACCAGCAAGGAGCTAAATCCGGGGCTCAAGGGGCGCGACATCCGCGACGTGTTTGACGAGCCCGAGTATCACCTGCTGCTCGTGGCCAACAAGTTCCAGACGGGTTTTGACCAGCCCTTGCTGTGCGGAATGTACGTTGACAAGATGCTTGGCGGCATCCAGGCGGTGCAGACGCTGTCACGCCTCAACCGTGCTCATCCTGGTAAGGACACCACGTACATCCTCGACTTTGTCAACGATGCCGCCGAAGTCCTGAAGGCATTCAAGACGTATTACGAGACGGCCGAACTGGACGCCACCACCGACCCTCATCATGTCTACGACTTGCGCGCGAAACTCGATGCCGCGGGATACTACGACGACTTCGAGGTCGACCGCGTGGTCAATGCCGAGCTGAACCCGAAAGGGACTCAGGCTCAATTGCAGGCCGCCATTGCGCCTGTCGCCGACCGACTCCTCAGGCGCTACAAGGCAGTACAGCAGGAAAGAACGACGGCTGAAGCGGAGCACGACGACAAGGCCGCCCAGGCCGCCAAGGGCATGCTCGACGCATTGGTGCTGTTCAAGAATGACATGGGGGCGTTCGTGCGTCTCTACGCGTTCCTGTCGCAGATTTTCGACTATGGCAATACCGACATCGAAAAGCGCTTCCTGTTCTACAAACGGCTTATCCCGTTGCTGGAATTTGGTCGCGAACGCGACATCGTTGACCTGTCCAAGGTCACACTGACTCACCACAACGTGCGTAAGATCGGCCGACAGACGCTAAACCTCGGACACGGTGACGCACCGAAGCTTGCGCCGATGGACTCGGTGGGCAGTGGCTCAGCCCAGGACAAGCAGCAAGCGTATCTCGGCGAGATCATCGAGAAGGTGAACGGGCTCTTCGAGGGTGAACTCACCGACGACGATCAGTTGGTGTATGTCAACGGTGTTATCAAGGGCAAGCTGCTCGAAAACGAAACCTTGGTGCAGCAGGCCATGAGCAACAGCAAAGAGCAATTCGCCAATTCACCGGACCTGAAGGACGCATTGCTGCGTGCCATCATGGATGCGTTTGAGGCACATAGCGCAATGAGCACACAGGCACTCGGATCAGAGCGCGTGCGCGACGGGTTGAAAGACATCTTGCTGGGCCCGGCGCAACTGTACGAAGCATTGAGGGCGAGGTCGGAACAGAGCCCCCCGGAACCTCAGTAG
- a CDS encoding DUF5655 domain-containing protein — protein MSDIQLFRLSNGTASELSSQTAKVEKQLQGLIEANMLTFLGVHFLASEYATGKTHKGRIDSLGLDENGCPVIIEYKRQSNENVINQGLFYLDWLLDHQAEFRWLVMEKLGKEVAEDIEWTGTRLLCIAADFTRYDQHAVQQIPRNIELIRYKLFGDDLLLLELVNAQTVPDATAGKSTSVNVPAEPDKPRVAGKDKSLDEQLALASTEILDLYAHTTSYLMSLGEDVQEKRLKLYTAFRRLKNFACVIAYPNRLLVMLKLDPTTVTLEDGFSRDVSQIGHWGSGDVELTLRKHADLERAKQLLERSYTEG, from the coding sequence ATGAGCGACATTCAACTGTTTCGTTTGTCGAACGGCACCGCTAGCGAGCTCTCCAGTCAGACTGCAAAGGTGGAGAAGCAACTACAGGGTCTCATCGAAGCAAACATGCTGACCTTCCTCGGTGTCCACTTCTTGGCCAGCGAATATGCGACCGGAAAGACCCACAAGGGCCGAATCGATTCCCTGGGCCTCGATGAGAACGGTTGCCCGGTCATCATCGAGTACAAGCGTCAGAGCAACGAAAACGTCATCAACCAGGGGCTGTTCTATCTAGACTGGCTGCTTGACCATCAGGCGGAGTTTCGCTGGCTGGTGATGGAGAAGCTCGGCAAGGAGGTGGCTGAGGACATCGAGTGGACCGGCACGCGCCTGCTGTGTATCGCGGCCGATTTCACGCGCTATGACCAGCACGCTGTCCAGCAGATTCCACGCAATATCGAGCTGATTCGCTACAAGCTGTTCGGCGATGACCTGCTGCTGCTCGAACTGGTTAATGCGCAGACCGTTCCTGATGCCACGGCGGGCAAGTCTACCTCCGTCAACGTACCCGCGGAGCCGGATAAACCAAGGGTAGCGGGTAAGGATAAGTCGCTCGATGAGCAACTTGCCCTTGCATCCACTGAGATTCTCGACCTGTATGCGCATACAACGAGCTATCTAATGAGCCTGGGCGAAGATGTGCAGGAGAAGCGCCTGAAGCTCTACACCGCCTTCCGGCGCCTGAAGAATTTTGCTTGCGTCATTGCCTATCCGAACAGGCTGCTCGTCATGCTCAAACTTGACCCGACGACGGTGACGCTCGAGGATGGGTTCAGTCGCGATGTGAGTCAGATCGGTCATTGGGGCTCGGGAGACGTCGAACTGACACTTCGGAAACACGCCGACCTTGAGCGCGCCAAGCAGCTGCTGGAGCGTAGCTACACAGAGGGCTAA